From Pontibacillus yanchengensis, the proteins below share one genomic window:
- a CDS encoding SE1561 family protein, whose product MSNEAKIEELKLRLSSFMSRIDEMDPEETSVEDVDKLISMLEELEEECK is encoded by the coding sequence ATGAGTAACGAGGCAAAAATTGAAGAATTAAAACTTCGACTCTCTTCTTTCATGTCACGCATCGATGAAATGGATCCAGAAGAAACATCTGTAGAAGATGTGGACAAATTGATTTCTATGCTTGAAGAATTGGAAGAGGAATGTAAGTAA
- a CDS encoding AimR family lysis-lysogeny pheromone receptor codes for MTQEEKKTHAFSSEQLETVYSMIGSNEPALFSVLQQLSKKYDEETKLQLTKEFCLNCHSDENSRVGMEFLYMNGLYSDLKTLIDKNALSTNSLNKELADIYSFMLNRRVNKEGDILKFTNEYLFNVQDSTIECLIIFMKIYGYYERLEYEMFEKYQEELTEKLLNVDNTLLRIYFQIRENELLYIFHWKKNEVKIARKYALNILENTLNQEKKCDVLVDLGLTYIFEDYDKAMNYVETALENAYSYNLTYYIKGIKNNVIPFICAYFNKLEGIHTEDLEERAHILLKTGRKKEAATLLNNLENKSPFQEYFLGLAIDSVDLLNSSYNRFIKEQNDYFSAQFPKKELEARGVKLQ; via the coding sequence ATGACTCAAGAAGAAAAAAAGACTCATGCATTTTCTTCTGAACAATTGGAAACGGTTTATAGCATGATTGGCTCAAACGAACCAGCCCTATTCTCTGTTTTACAGCAACTATCGAAGAAATATGACGAAGAAACCAAATTACAATTAACTAAAGAATTCTGCTTGAACTGCCATTCTGATGAAAATTCCAGGGTAGGTATGGAGTTTCTGTATATGAATGGGTTATACTCTGACCTAAAAACGCTGATTGATAAGAATGCTTTATCAACTAATAGTTTGAATAAGGAATTGGCTGATATTTATTCATTCATGTTAAATCGTAGAGTGAATAAAGAAGGAGATATACTTAAGTTTACAAATGAATATTTATTTAACGTTCAAGATTCTACTATAGAATGTTTAATAATCTTTATGAAAATTTATGGTTACTATGAGAGACTTGAATATGAAATGTTTGAAAAGTATCAAGAAGAATTGACAGAAAAGTTACTGAATGTGGATAATACACTGCTTAGAATTTACTTTCAGATTAGGGAAAATGAATTATTATATATTTTTCATTGGAAAAAAAACGAAGTGAAGATTGCTCGTAAGTATGCTTTGAACATACTTGAGAATACATTAAATCAAGAGAAAAAATGTGATGTTTTAGTAGATTTGGGATTAACATATATATTCGAAGATTATGATAAAGCTATGAACTATGTCGAAACGGCATTAGAAAATGCTTACAGCTATAATCTAACCTATTATATAAAAGGAATAAAGAATAACGTAATACCGTTTATTTGTGCTTATTTCAATAAATTAGAAGGCATTCATACTGAAGATTTAGAGGAAAGAGCTCATATCCTCTTAAAAACTGGAAGAAAAAAGGAAGCTGCAACATTACTAAACAATCTAGAAAATAAGTCACCTTTTCAAGAGTATTTCTTGGGTTTAGCGATTGATAGTGTGGATCTATTAAATAGTTCATATAATAGATTTATTAAAGAACAGAATGATTATTTCTCTGCACAATTTCCTAAAAAGGAATTAGAAGCAAGGGGGGTGAAATTGCAATGA
- a CDS encoding YihY/virulence factor BrkB family protein, giving the protein MQKAIQFGKELFGRFTEHEVAGLAAQLAYFFLLAIFPFMIFLVALMGYLPISLDSLKATLDSYAPEAALELITNNLEAKNGSLLSVGIIGTLLSASNGINAIMRAFNRAYEVGEDRSFLKNRFIAIVLTIAMLIVIVVALLLPVFGKAIGVYIFTWFGVSERFLAIWDALRWVISSGILVLVLLSLYILAPNHHVNIKQALAGSAFATLFWQLASLGFSYYVSFSAQAYSTTYGSLGGIIILMLWFYLSGMIIIIGGEINAMLRDRKAFKP; this is encoded by the coding sequence TTGCAAAAGGCTATTCAATTTGGGAAAGAACTTTTTGGACGCTTTACAGAACATGAAGTGGCAGGTCTCGCAGCACAATTAGCCTACTTCTTTCTGTTAGCGATCTTTCCATTTATGATTTTTTTAGTGGCTTTAATGGGGTATCTTCCCATTTCATTAGATAGCTTGAAAGCTACGTTGGATAGTTATGCACCGGAAGCGGCACTAGAGCTAATTACGAATAATTTAGAAGCGAAAAATGGGAGTCTGTTATCCGTTGGAATTATTGGTACCTTGCTTTCTGCTTCTAATGGAATAAATGCTATTATGCGAGCGTTCAACCGTGCTTATGAAGTTGGGGAAGACCGCTCCTTTTTAAAAAATCGATTTATTGCTATCGTATTAACAATTGCGATGCTCATCGTTATTGTTGTGGCCTTGCTGTTACCTGTGTTTGGTAAAGCCATTGGGGTGTATATTTTCACATGGTTTGGAGTTTCTGAGCGGTTCTTAGCGATTTGGGATGCTTTACGCTGGGTTATATCTTCGGGGATATTAGTACTTGTATTGCTATCGTTATACATTTTAGCGCCTAATCATCATGTGAATATAAAACAAGCACTAGCAGGTTCTGCTTTTGCAACGTTGTTTTGGCAGCTAGCATCACTAGGATTTTCCTATTATGTCAGCTTTAGCGCCCAAGCCTACTCCACTACTTATGGTAGCCTTGGAGGAATTATTATTTTAATGCTTTGGTTTTACCTGTCAGGGATGATTATTATTATCGGTGGAGAGATCAACGCAATGCTCAGAGATCGTAAAGCATTTAAGCCTTAA
- a CDS encoding heavy metal translocating P-type ATPase, whose amino-acid sequence MASEAKAMQSSTSSTTTTKRPYKWISNIKEHAELIAALFSGILILVAWLTNTIVSEPTSITLYVLAFLIGGFAKAKEGIEETIENRDLNVEMLMIFAAIGSAAIGYWTEGAILIFIFAMSGALETYTMNKSQKEISSLMDLQPEEALRLHDGQEELVHVSELSIGDHILVKAGERVPSDGEIIKGKTSLDEAAITGESVPVSKELGSEVFAGTVNINGSITVKITKPANETLFQKIVQLVQSAQSEKSPSQLFIERFEGTYVKVVLLVVALMMFVPHFAFGWGWQDTIYRAMILLVVASPCALVASIMPATLSAISNGARHGILFKGGVHLENLSHLQAIAFDKTGTLTNGTPEVTNTHFRSGNEKELLSIFTAIERESNHPLAQAIVRYGENQNVQQHIEVYDMTNIAGSGVTAKVEGKQWKIGNADFVGREDAFEFEGGIGENLAAEGKTLTFIADEDGVAGLIALKDQIRKETKDALQSLRESGIYTVMLTGDHDTTAQAIAKECGINHYIAECLPEDKVEQVKLLRESFENVAMVGDGINDAPALATANVGIAMGEGTDVALETADIVLMKNELPKIANAIKLSTKMNRIVKQNVIFSIGVIMLLIISNFLQMLNLPLGVVGHEGSTILVILNGLRLLR is encoded by the coding sequence TTGGCTTCAGAAGCTAAAGCAATGCAATCATCAACAAGCTCTACCACAACTACGAAACGTCCATATAAGTGGATTTCCAATATAAAAGAACATGCAGAGTTAATTGCTGCACTCTTTAGCGGCATTCTAATTTTAGTTGCCTGGTTAACTAACACTATAGTCAGTGAACCGACCAGTATTACTTTATATGTGCTTGCTTTCCTTATTGGTGGATTTGCGAAAGCCAAGGAAGGCATTGAGGAAACGATTGAAAACAGAGATTTGAATGTAGAAATGCTCATGATATTCGCAGCCATTGGTTCAGCTGCAATTGGTTATTGGACCGAGGGAGCAATTCTAATCTTTATTTTTGCGATGAGCGGAGCACTTGAAACGTACACAATGAACAAAAGTCAAAAGGAAATATCTTCGTTAATGGACCTCCAACCTGAAGAAGCTTTACGTCTACACGATGGTCAAGAAGAGCTTGTTCATGTATCGGAGTTATCCATAGGTGATCACATTCTCGTTAAAGCTGGCGAACGGGTACCATCAGACGGGGAAATCATCAAAGGGAAAACCTCTCTTGATGAAGCTGCCATAACAGGGGAATCTGTCCCCGTATCAAAGGAACTTGGAAGCGAAGTATTCGCAGGTACTGTAAATATTAATGGTAGTATCACAGTGAAAATCACGAAACCTGCCAATGAAACATTATTTCAAAAAATCGTTCAACTTGTTCAATCCGCTCAAAGTGAGAAATCCCCTTCCCAGTTATTTATCGAACGCTTTGAAGGTACTTATGTAAAAGTTGTTTTACTCGTCGTTGCGTTAATGATGTTTGTACCTCATTTTGCTTTCGGATGGGGATGGCAAGACACAATCTATCGAGCGATGATTTTATTAGTGGTAGCTTCTCCTTGCGCTTTAGTAGCATCGATTATGCCAGCAACATTATCTGCTATTTCAAATGGAGCACGACATGGCATTTTATTTAAAGGTGGCGTTCACTTAGAAAATCTGTCCCATCTTCAGGCCATCGCATTTGATAAAACCGGGACACTAACAAATGGAACGCCAGAAGTAACAAACACCCATTTTCGTAGTGGTAATGAGAAGGAACTCCTTTCTATTTTCACCGCAATAGAACGGGAATCAAACCACCCACTCGCACAAGCCATTGTACGTTATGGAGAAAATCAGAATGTGCAACAACATATTGAGGTTTATGATATGACAAACATAGCTGGTAGTGGCGTAACAGCAAAAGTTGAAGGTAAACAATGGAAGATAGGCAACGCAGATTTTGTAGGAAGAGAAGATGCGTTTGAATTTGAAGGTGGTATTGGCGAAAATTTAGCCGCTGAAGGGAAAACGTTAACCTTCATCGCTGATGAGGACGGCGTTGCGGGATTAATAGCACTGAAGGATCAAATAAGAAAAGAAACAAAAGATGCACTACAGTCATTACGAGAATCCGGTATATACACAGTCATGTTAACCGGGGACCACGATACAACAGCACAAGCTATCGCAAAGGAATGTGGAATCAATCACTATATTGCGGAATGTTTACCAGAAGATAAAGTGGAACAAGTAAAATTATTACGAGAATCATTTGAAAATGTAGCAATGGTTGGTGATGGTATAAATGACGCACCAGCCCTAGCAACAGCGAATGTAGGGATTGCCATGGGAGAAGGAACCGACGTAGCTCTAGAAACAGCCGACATTGTTTTAATGAAAAACGAACTTCCCAAAATCGCAAATGCCATTAAGCTTTCAACGAAGATGAATCGTATCGTTAAACAGAACGTCATCTTTTCGATTGGAGTTATTATGCTACTGATTATTTCGAACTTCTTACAAATGCTTAACCTTCCGTTAGGAGTTGTAGGCCATGAAGGAAGTACAATTTTAGTCATTCTCAATGGACTGCGTTTACTAAGATAG
- a CDS encoding MFS transporter has protein sequence MLRKHFRFTVLILLVTISGFTQGMLLPLIAVILEQSGISSSINGLHATGLYIGVLIASPFMEKPIRNIGYKPMIMLGGALVFISLLFFPFWESLWFWFMLRVTIGIGDHMLHFGTQTWITSTSPENKRGRNIALYGVFFGLGFTLGPLMTRLVSIHISLPFLLSAAFSVIVWSLMFLVRNEIPEEDEEYSTSSNSFKRFAKAWQYAWVAFLPPLGYGFLEATLHGNFPVYGMRIGHDVDTLSLIIPTFAAGSLISQLPLGILSDRIGRKKVLVSVMLSGIVCFGLASFYEQSVTWLIILFTLAGIFVGSIFSLGISYMTDILPKSLLPAGNIMCGISFSVGSIIGPYLGGVYIDLFPDASFFHVITTMLIILVIPILLKKEKPPHNQKSLSPAQ, from the coding sequence ATGCTTAGAAAACATTTTCGCTTCACTGTTTTAATTTTATTAGTTACTATTTCCGGATTCACTCAGGGAATGCTTTTACCGTTGATTGCAGTAATCCTAGAACAAAGTGGAATCTCTTCCTCCATTAATGGATTGCATGCGACAGGTTTATATATAGGAGTATTAATTGCTTCCCCTTTCATGGAAAAACCAATTCGTAATATTGGGTATAAACCTATGATCATGCTAGGAGGAGCACTTGTCTTTATATCTCTACTCTTTTTCCCATTTTGGGAATCTTTATGGTTTTGGTTCATGCTACGAGTAACCATCGGCATCGGAGACCATATGCTTCATTTTGGAACGCAAACATGGATCACATCAACTTCACCAGAGAACAAACGCGGGCGTAATATAGCTTTATATGGCGTGTTTTTTGGATTAGGGTTCACGTTGGGGCCTTTAATGACTCGACTCGTTTCCATTCATATCTCACTGCCGTTCTTACTATCAGCTGCATTTAGTGTGATTGTTTGGTCCCTTATGTTCTTGGTTCGAAATGAAATACCAGAAGAAGATGAAGAATATTCAACATCCTCCAATTCATTTAAACGCTTCGCTAAGGCTTGGCAGTACGCATGGGTAGCTTTCCTCCCTCCTTTAGGTTATGGATTTTTAGAAGCTACTCTACACGGTAATTTCCCTGTCTATGGAATGAGAATCGGCCATGACGTGGATACACTATCGCTTATTATCCCTACATTTGCAGCAGGCAGTTTGATATCACAGCTACCACTTGGTATTCTAAGTGATCGAATAGGTCGGAAAAAAGTATTAGTTTCCGTTATGTTATCCGGTATCGTATGTTTCGGGCTTGCGTCTTTTTATGAGCAATCGGTAACTTGGCTCATAATATTATTCACATTAGCCGGAATTTTCGTAGGATCCATCTTTTCTTTAGGCATATCCTATATGACAGATATTTTGCCAAAGTCCCTGTTGCCAGCAGGAAATATCATGTGCGGAATTTCTTTTAGTGTGGGTAGTATCATTGGTCCTTATTTAGGTGGCGTGTACATTGATTTATTCCCTGATGCCTCTTTCTTTCATGTGATTACCACCATGCTAATCATTCTTGTAATTCCAATTCTCCTTAAGAAAGAAAAGCCCCCCCATAACCAAAAGAGCCTATCTCCCGCGCAGTAA
- a CDS encoding alanine/glycine:cation symporter family protein: MEEDKSALLTSLEWLSGVVWGMPLLILLVGTGVYLTIRLGFLQLRTLPYALKLAFSPSKQDKKSKGDISHYESLTTALAATIGTGNIVGVASAVLAGGPGAVFWMWITALFGMATKYAEAILAVKYRTTDANGRISGGPMYYLEKGLKAKWLGVLFAVFGAVAAFGIGNMVQANAVTSSLQASFNIPKIATAIILVTLISLVIIGGIKSIGRVTSFFVPIMAVFYIIAGLIIIFLNIDSIGPAFGMIFTDAFTGNAVAGGAIGTVIRWGVARGVFSNEAGLGSAPIAAAAAKTDYPGRQALVSMTQVFLDTLLVCTITGLTIVMGGKYTSDIIDSDLTAESFGYFLGNTGSMIVTIGLVFFAFSTIIGWSYYGEKCFGYLTNQRGITLYRIIFVTFVFIGGVSKLAVAWAFADVMNGLMAFPNLIGLLGLSGVVVAETKRFMKVMKEEKQAETSNSYQT, encoded by the coding sequence ATGGAAGAAGATAAGTCAGCATTATTAACATCACTTGAATGGTTAAGTGGTGTAGTTTGGGGGATGCCTTTACTCATCCTTTTAGTCGGTACAGGTGTTTACTTAACCATTCGTCTTGGATTCTTGCAACTACGGACATTACCATACGCATTAAAGCTTGCGTTTAGCCCTTCAAAACAGGACAAAAAATCAAAAGGGGATATATCCCACTATGAATCATTAACGACCGCTCTTGCAGCAACGATTGGTACAGGGAACATCGTCGGTGTTGCGTCAGCCGTACTCGCAGGTGGTCCTGGTGCAGTATTTTGGATGTGGATTACGGCACTATTTGGTATGGCAACAAAATATGCAGAGGCCATTTTAGCCGTAAAATACCGGACAACAGATGCAAATGGTCGTATCTCTGGTGGACCGATGTACTACTTAGAAAAAGGGTTAAAAGCGAAGTGGCTAGGCGTATTATTCGCAGTTTTTGGTGCAGTAGCCGCTTTCGGTATCGGAAATATGGTTCAGGCTAATGCCGTCACCAGTTCTCTACAGGCTTCATTTAACATCCCTAAAATCGCAACGGCAATTATATTAGTAACCCTTATATCTCTTGTTATTATTGGTGGAATCAAAAGTATAGGACGCGTAACGTCTTTCTTTGTTCCAATTATGGCCGTCTTTTATATTATCGCTGGCCTTATTATTATCTTCCTTAACATTGATTCAATTGGCCCGGCATTTGGCATGATCTTCACGGATGCATTTACAGGAAATGCAGTTGCTGGTGGTGCAATTGGTACAGTTATTCGTTGGGGTGTTGCACGTGGTGTATTCTCAAACGAAGCAGGACTCGGATCAGCACCAATCGCCGCAGCTGCTGCCAAAACAGATTATCCAGGCAGACAAGCTCTTGTATCCATGACGCAGGTATTCCTGGATACCCTTCTGGTTTGTACAATAACAGGGCTTACCATTGTTATGGGTGGAAAATACACTTCAGATATCATAGACTCAGATTTAACAGCTGAATCGTTTGGTTACTTTTTAGGTAACACTGGCTCCATGATTGTAACGATTGGTCTTGTCTTTTTTGCCTTTTCAACCATTATCGGATGGTCTTACTATGGTGAAAAATGCTTTGGCTACTTAACCAACCAACGTGGGATTACATTGTATCGAATCATTTTTGTAACCTTCGTCTTTATCGGTGGCGTCTCCAAATTAGCTGTCGCCTGGGCATTTGCCGACGTAATGAATGGACTCATGGCCTTCCCTAACTTAATCGGACTCCTCGGTCTATCCGGAGTCGTCGTAGCTGAAACAAAACGGTTTATGAAGGTTAT
- a CDS encoding Na+/H+ antiporter family protein, translating to MLAWAVVVSVLVMAVLSLLRVNVVIAMLAAGLTAGLMTGLSLTDAVKMIVEGMGGQADTALSYVLLGAFAVTIAYSGITKILVRNLVSVLKGKRVMLLFVIAGVASLSQNVIPVHIAFIPILIPPLLKLFDDMKMDRRGVATALTFGLKAPYLMIPAGFGLIFHKTIRDAMNSSGASIGLGQIAQAMILPGIGMILGLIVAILFTYRKTRDTKAMPSEYQAEVAATSEENTEPFGMRHVLTLVAIVLALVVQIVTDSLILGALTGLVAMFFFFVVPFRKGDQVISDGISMMGTIAFVMLISSGYANVLKQTGAVDALVQQTSGAIGDNHYIISFVLLLVGLLITMGIGSSFGTIPILAALYVPICMSVGFSPIATAVLIGTAGALGDAGSPASDSTLGPTSGLNADGKHNHIWDTCVPTFIHYNIPLFIFGWIAANIF from the coding sequence ATGTTAGCCTGGGCTGTTGTTGTGTCTGTTCTCGTTATGGCAGTGCTTAGTTTACTTCGTGTGAACGTAGTGATTGCAATGTTGGCTGCTGGTTTGACGGCAGGATTAATGACAGGGTTATCCCTTACCGATGCAGTTAAAATGATTGTAGAAGGCATGGGTGGACAAGCGGATACGGCATTAAGTTACGTGCTGTTAGGTGCGTTCGCTGTGACGATTGCTTATTCTGGTATTACGAAAATTTTAGTTCGAAATCTGGTTTCAGTTCTGAAAGGGAAGCGCGTCATGCTATTATTTGTGATTGCAGGTGTTGCTTCGTTATCTCAGAACGTCATTCCAGTTCATATTGCATTTATTCCGATTTTGATTCCGCCATTATTAAAGTTATTTGATGATATGAAAATGGATCGCCGTGGGGTAGCTACTGCTCTTACGTTTGGGTTGAAAGCTCCTTACTTGATGATTCCAGCTGGCTTTGGACTTATTTTTCATAAAACCATTCGAGATGCAATGAATTCAAGTGGGGCGAGTATTGGACTTGGTCAAATCGCACAAGCTATGATCTTGCCTGGTATTGGTATGATCCTAGGATTAATCGTTGCCATTTTATTCACGTATCGTAAAACGAGAGATACAAAGGCTATGCCTAGTGAGTATCAAGCAGAAGTTGCAGCAACTAGTGAGGAGAATACAGAGCCATTTGGCATGCGTCATGTACTCACGTTAGTCGCTATTGTCCTAGCGTTAGTTGTGCAAATTGTAACTGATAGCTTGATACTTGGAGCTTTAACTGGATTAGTTGCAATGTTCTTCTTTTTTGTTGTTCCGTTTCGAAAAGGGGATCAAGTTATCTCAGATGGAATTAGTATGATGGGTACCATTGCTTTTGTGATGCTTATTTCATCAGGTTATGCGAATGTCTTGAAACAAACAGGTGCCGTGGATGCCCTTGTCCAGCAGACTTCAGGAGCGATAGGGGATAATCATTACATTATTTCCTTTGTACTGCTTCTCGTAGGTTTGCTAATCACAATGGGAATCGGCTCTTCATTCGGTACGATTCCAATTTTAGCAGCATTATATGTACCTATTTGTATGTCTGTTGGTTTTTCACCTATTGCGACAGCGGTATTAATAGGGACAGCAGGAGCTTTAGGGGACGCTGGTTCTCCTGCGTCTGATAGTACCCTTGGCCCAACATCAGGTCTGAATGCAGATGGTAAGCATAATCACATTTGGGATACATGTGTACCAACATTTATTCACTACAACATTCCATTATTTATTTTTGGCTGGATTGCTGCAAATATATTCTAA
- a CDS encoding low molecular weight protein-tyrosine-phosphatase, which yields MIRVLFVCLGNICRSPMAEATMRDRIEKAGLSDQIEVDSAGTGDYHQGKPPHAETRGILGKADISYEGIRARQVEEGDWEKFDYLIPMDRKNLRDLKAFEVAHDDIKVVKFMDYVESSESEDVADPYFSGNFDEVYELITEGCDALLEDIKQDHGL from the coding sequence ATGATACGAGTATTATTTGTATGCCTAGGCAATATTTGCCGGTCTCCAATGGCAGAAGCAACAATGAGGGACCGTATTGAAAAGGCTGGATTATCCGATCAAATTGAAGTAGATTCAGCAGGTACAGGGGACTACCACCAAGGCAAACCACCTCATGCAGAAACAAGAGGTATCTTAGGAAAAGCAGATATTTCTTATGAAGGAATTCGTGCCCGTCAAGTGGAAGAGGGAGATTGGGAGAAATTTGACTATCTTATCCCTATGGATCGAAAGAATCTGCGTGATTTAAAAGCTTTTGAAGTAGCTCATGATGATATTAAAGTTGTGAAATTCATGGACTATGTTGAGAGTAGTGAAAGCGAAGATGTAGCAGACCCTTACTTTTCAGGCAATTTTGATGAAGTGTATGAATTAATCACTGAAGGTTGCGATGCATTACTAGAAGATATTAAACAAGATCACGGATTATAA
- a CDS encoding YfkD famly protein, giving the protein MKTSIKSFVILLCILFTVTPAFVYAEDVKENKSTDKGKVPSHVLNISKENTYPNSTQDQTVLEPSDLTRELLEESEVTINNPELMKMLNETSLKPSPVAIGYRGMVYMGHWPLNYETNETSINWQYQKINQNQLNNMGGNETKKLNYNQEEEKHVKGGLTAKISNADDIKKMMLLKAQKNINLPLAFHTVFGRGTKKANSYGIPPKKIGTLEAYAPAVNEKGTVTFGEVYLELKGSKKNIVVKNVTKQGIGAWIPIQDHVSYNFRIQ; this is encoded by the coding sequence ATGAAAACATCCATTAAATCATTTGTCATCTTGTTATGTATTTTATTCACTGTAACGCCTGCATTTGTATATGCTGAGGACGTGAAAGAGAATAAGTCTACAGATAAAGGTAAGGTTCCGAGCCATGTGTTGAATATTTCTAAGGAAAACACATATCCAAATTCGACTCAAGATCAAACTGTTCTAGAACCTAGTGATCTTACCCGAGAATTATTAGAGGAATCAGAGGTTACCATCAACAATCCAGAATTGATGAAAATGTTAAATGAAACAAGTTTAAAACCATCCCCAGTTGCAATTGGTTACAGAGGTATGGTGTATATGGGACATTGGCCGTTAAATTATGAAACGAATGAAACGAGTATCAATTGGCAGTATCAAAAAATCAATCAAAATCAACTCAATAATATGGGTGGTAACGAGACCAAGAAATTAAATTATAATCAAGAAGAAGAGAAGCATGTTAAAGGTGGATTAACCGCTAAAATCAGCAATGCTGATGACATTAAAAAAATGATGCTGCTAAAAGCACAGAAAAACATAAATCTTCCCCTTGCCTTCCATACCGTGTTCGGTAGAGGAACAAAGAAAGCAAATTCATACGGAATTCCTCCCAAGAAAATAGGTACTCTAGAAGCATATGCTCCAGCTGTGAATGAAAAAGGAACAGTAACATTTGGTGAAGTGTATTTAGAGCTAAAAGGTTCAAAGAAAAACATCGTCGTAAAAAATGTGACAAAGCAAGGTATTGGAGCATGGATTCCAATTCAGGACCACGTTTCTTATAACTTTAGAATTCAGTAA
- a CDS encoding OsmC family protein, whose amino-acid sequence MAELQFYLKHDGIRTSTDFGALNISSDEEQGFRPFQLMVSSIAGCSLSVFRKILDKQRVEYEDINVKAEVTRNEDEANRIEKIHLHYVIKGKHLDEDKMFKNLETSQKNCSMVQSVKDSIEIEETLECIELSF is encoded by the coding sequence ATGGCAGAATTACAATTTTATCTAAAGCACGACGGAATTCGTACATCAACAGATTTCGGAGCACTAAATATATCCTCAGATGAAGAACAGGGGTTTAGACCGTTCCAACTAATGGTCTCCTCGATTGCAGGGTGTAGTTTATCAGTGTTTCGAAAAATCTTAGATAAACAGCGAGTGGAATACGAAGATATTAATGTGAAAGCAGAAGTAACACGTAATGAGGATGAGGCCAATCGAATCGAGAAGATTCATCTTCATTATGTTATTAAAGGGAAGCACCTAGACGAGGACAAAATGTTCAAAAACCTTGAGACCTCTCAGAAAAACTGTTCAATGGTTCAGTCCGTTAAAGATAGTATTGAAATAGAAGAAACATTAGAGTGCATTGAATTAAGTTTTTAA
- a CDS encoding mechanosensitive ion channel family protein yields MNFLNSFDWWENVTAFFSNPVVQVIMVAIILYISILIIRRSIRSFFKKTHFIEVRKEETLEAMINSLISYAATIGFIVFVLMQIGIKVGSVLAGAGVIGIILGFGAQSLIRDLLSGIFFLYEKQLHKGDFITINERFHGTVEDIGLRFLKLREWSGKLLTVSNGLVTSIENYNIDHMRVIEKVTVSFNEDPKRIFSLLEETCETLNEELGQYLKKDLTDNPIQPFQVYGMTSLNHEHKGYEYTIIGLTEDLVYWTASKETKRIIAETMFDNDVRMSLQHIELPYQQFNQSQSNESQEEE; encoded by the coding sequence ATGAATTTTCTCAATAGTTTTGATTGGTGGGAGAATGTTACGGCATTTTTCTCTAATCCTGTTGTACAAGTAATTATGGTTGCCATTATTTTATACATTAGTATCTTAATTATTCGTCGTTCCATTAGATCCTTTTTCAAGAAAACCCATTTTATTGAAGTGAGAAAAGAAGAAACGTTAGAGGCGATGATTAATTCCCTGATTTCCTACGCCGCTACAATTGGCTTTATTGTTTTTGTACTTATGCAGATAGGAATTAAAGTTGGAAGCGTCTTAGCTGGTGCTGGAGTCATTGGTATTATTTTAGGCTTTGGTGCTCAAAGTTTAATTCGCGATTTGTTATCTGGCATATTCTTTCTTTACGAAAAACAGCTCCATAAGGGTGACTTTATTACAATTAACGAGAGGTTTCATGGTACAGTCGAAGATATCGGACTTCGTTTTTTGAAACTCCGTGAGTGGAGTGGAAAACTATTAACGGTGAGCAATGGTTTAGTGACGTCCATAGAAAATTACAACATTGATCATATGCGTGTCATAGAAAAAGTAACCGTTAGTTTTAATGAAGATCCAAAACGGATTTTCAGCCTATTAGAAGAAACTTGTGAGACACTTAACGAAGAGTTAGGCCAATACTTGAAAAAAGATTTGACCGATAACCCGATACAACCTTTCCAAGTATATGGAATGACCTCATTGAATCATGAACATAAAGGGTATGAGTACACCATTATTGGTCTAACAGAAGATTTAGTGTATTGGACCGCTTCTAAAGAAACAAAACGAATCATTGCCGAAACAATGTTCGACAATGATGTGAGAATGTCCCTTCAACATATTGAACTACCCTATCAGCAGTTTAATCAATCCCAAAGCAACGAAAGCCAAGAGGAAGAATAA